In one Deinococcus sp. QL22 genomic region, the following are encoded:
- a CDS encoding AAA family ATPase translates to MTPSKQTSLPQFSADQTLVPQTAPLNTDNDFRRLGTILRRSAGIIATSAALAAGTAYLLAAQQTPVYESSASLITVRDDGGSSLLNPSVFVAPSLPRGALQEALLGSNVRQRLLNELRARGKTLPPSTLNVLTSQVRGDLGKVLSVKAQGTGQLDGVFEVEASATTPQSAQILANAGAAALLGWDAGRAQQRLNQLRTSFESQFEALDTQLQAAPATVGNTRRAALERQTLRAARAQVLQNLAQVTALEQSTTGSLAPLASAELPRQAASPRPARSAALAALLTSLLVGGAALLWAGRRRTVYSEQDLLGWGVPVLGRLPSVPGASTGSGLLTALHSGGWRTGINFLRVNVLSQLGASTGKPRRLVVASAGPAEGRSSVTVALALSLAQSGERVLVVDADSRRAAQAGLWQSLQNQSAQRPTLAGEADRPVAVTEQIDLLPASVTGRPDGSLDQTRLHHLLDGVGTQYDTILFDTPPLLTSPDAVALAAAADGLVFIVVPGSTSLDDVSAAFDAARTARARVLGVLLNTRPRLGRAAVAPAPAALPRERVGGETITQ, encoded by the coding sequence TTGACTCCTTCAAAGCAGACCTCTTTACCGCAATTCTCTGCAGACCAAACGCTTGTTCCTCAGACAGCGCCCCTGAACACCGACAACGATTTCCGGCGCTTGGGCACGATCTTGAGGCGCAGTGCAGGGATTATTGCAACCAGCGCCGCCCTCGCCGCAGGCACAGCCTACCTGCTGGCGGCTCAACAAACGCCTGTCTACGAGTCCAGCGCCAGCCTCATTACGGTCAGAGACGACGGCGGCAGCAGCTTGCTGAATCCCAGCGTGTTCGTGGCCCCATCGCTTCCGAGAGGCGCGCTGCAAGAAGCTCTGTTAGGAAGTAACGTCCGTCAGCGGTTGCTGAACGAGCTACGGGCGCGGGGCAAAACCCTTCCACCCAGCACGTTGAATGTTCTGACTTCACAGGTGCGCGGCGACCTTGGCAAAGTCTTGAGTGTGAAGGCGCAGGGCACCGGACAATTAGACGGCGTGTTTGAAGTAGAGGCGTCGGCGACCACCCCGCAGTCCGCACAGATCCTGGCCAATGCCGGAGCCGCCGCCCTGTTGGGCTGGGATGCAGGCCGCGCCCAGCAACGCCTGAACCAGTTGCGAACCAGCTTCGAGAGCCAATTCGAGGCCCTCGATACCCAGTTGCAGGCCGCCCCTGCCACTGTTGGCAACACCCGCCGAGCCGCGCTGGAACGCCAAACGCTGAGGGCAGCGCGGGCACAGGTGCTGCAAAATCTGGCACAGGTCACGGCACTGGAACAGTCCACGACGGGCAGCCTCGCGCCGCTGGCAAGTGCGGAACTTCCCCGCCAGGCCGCCTCACCTCGTCCGGCAAGGAGTGCGGCACTGGCCGCCTTGCTCACCTCCCTGTTGGTGGGCGGCGCGGCGCTGCTGTGGGCTGGACGTCGGCGCACCGTGTACAGCGAACAAGACCTGCTGGGCTGGGGTGTTCCGGTGCTGGGGCGCTTGCCCAGTGTACCGGGAGCCTCAACTGGCTCAGGCCTCTTGACCGCGCTGCATTCGGGCGGCTGGCGAACCGGCATCAACTTTTTGCGCGTGAATGTGCTGTCGCAGTTGGGCGCTAGCACCGGGAAACCTCGCCGCTTAGTCGTGGCGAGCGCCGGGCCAGCCGAGGGGCGCAGCAGCGTCACCGTGGCTCTGGCCCTCAGCCTTGCCCAGAGTGGCGAGCGCGTGCTGGTGGTCGACGCTGACAGCCGCCGCGCCGCACAAGCTGGGCTGTGGCAGAGTCTTCAGAACCAGTCGGCCCAGCGGCCAACTCTGGCCGGAGAAGCAGACCGCCCGGTAGCCGTGACCGAACAGATCGACCTGTTGCCTGCCAGCGTCACTGGGCGTCCCGACGGTTCGCTGGATCAGACCCGCCTGCACCACTTGCTGGACGGCGTTGGTACCCAGTACGACACCATTCTCTTTGACACCCCACCCCTTCTGACCTCGCCCGACGCGGTGGCGTTGGCTGCGGCTGCCGACGGCTTGGTGTTCATTGTGGTTCCCGGCTCTACGTCTCTGGACGACGTGTCTGCCGCCTTTGACGCTGCCCGGACAGCCCGTGCCCGTGTCCTGGGCGTGCTGCTGAATACTCGGCCCCGGCTGGGTAGGGCAGCGGTGGCTCCGGCTCCCGCAGCGCTGCCCCGCGAACGGGTTGGTGGAGAGACCATCACGCAATAG
- a CDS encoding WD40 repeat domain-containing protein: protein MSTLRNTWPKLLCLTLMLGAGCAPAALNVAQVASPSATLPQVLHLGSAALALAYSPDGQLLATGNGAGQIRLRPQASGVAPRTLPNQSAVTALAFSPNSQLLASAGSDGRIRIWDIGTGRLRFTLNPDTYYVTSLAFSPDGQQLASGSGDNTALSGAGNSVKLWDVGSGRLQSSLLGHTDVVTAVAYSPDGTVLASASRDNTARLWNVAARRETRTLRGHTDDLTAVAFAPSGKQLVTGSADTTLNVWTLPGGELARTLPSAAPIAALAFAPGGTAIAAAGEDRVIRLWNASTGVGMRVFLGHTAPIRALTFAPGGAVLASGGGLDKTVRVWQWSGGE, encoded by the coding sequence ATGTCAACCCTTCGCAACACTTGGCCCAAACTGCTGTGTCTCACGCTGATGCTGGGCGCGGGCTGTGCTCCAGCAGCTCTGAACGTGGCGCAGGTCGCCTCACCATCGGCCACGCTGCCCCAAGTCCTCCACCTCGGCAGTGCGGCTCTGGCCCTCGCGTACTCTCCGGATGGGCAACTGCTCGCCACAGGAAACGGCGCGGGTCAGATCAGGCTGCGGCCTCAAGCTTCAGGAGTGGCCCCCCGCACTCTCCCGAACCAGAGTGCAGTGACAGCCCTCGCCTTTAGCCCCAACAGCCAACTGTTGGCCTCGGCAGGCAGCGATGGCCGTATCCGCATTTGGGATATAGGCACAGGCCGCTTGCGCTTTACGCTCAACCCAGACACCTATTACGTCACGTCGCTCGCCTTCAGCCCCGATGGACAGCAGCTTGCCAGCGGCAGCGGCGACAATACGGCCTTGTCGGGCGCGGGCAACAGCGTGAAGCTATGGGATGTGGGCAGTGGCCGCTTGCAATCCTCCCTCCTGGGCCACACCGACGTTGTCACTGCCGTCGCCTACAGTCCCGACGGAACCGTGTTGGCGAGTGCCAGCCGCGACAACACTGCCCGGCTGTGGAATGTGGCTGCCCGCCGCGAAACTCGCACCCTGCGGGGCCACACCGATGACCTGACGGCGGTCGCGTTCGCGCCCAGTGGCAAACAGCTCGTCACGGGCAGCGCAGACACCACCCTCAACGTGTGGACGCTGCCGGGCGGCGAGTTGGCCCGCACCCTGCCGAGTGCCGCTCCCATTGCCGCCCTCGCGTTCGCGCCCGGTGGAACCGCCATCGCCGCGGCAGGAGAAGACCGTGTGATCCGGCTCTGGAATGCCAGCACTGGAGTCGGCATGCGGGTTTTCCTCGGCCATACGGCCCCCATCCGGGCGCTGACGTTTGCACCGGGCGGCGCAGTCTTGGCGTCGGGTGGCGGGTTGGATAAAACAGTGAGGGTCTGGCAGTGGAGTGGAGGAGAGTAG